Proteins encoded within one genomic window of Granulicella pectinivorans:
- a CDS encoding ROK family protein, protein MRIGIDLGGTKIEGVALDPGGVEIAKYRIDTPRDDYDATVGAIAGLVHKLEAVTGEQATVGAGIPGTVSHATGLVKNSNSLWLNGRPLQVDLSNALDREVRVANDANCLAVSEATDGAAAGKNVVFAVILGTGCGGGVSFAGGVHAGPNGIAGEWGHNPLPWATPSELPGPPCYCGKHGCMETWVSGTGVARDHAQVRHDRLALEGHFPPNEKPMTTKQIVAAATAGDAEAKATLARFEDRLARGLAHMIHILDPDVIVFGGGLSLIDGLYGRLPGLVEPHIFGGEFVTPLLPAKYGDASGVRGAAWLWPLAKR, encoded by the coding sequence ATGCGGATTGGCATCGATCTGGGTGGAACCAAAATTGAGGGTGTCGCACTCGATCCGGGTGGGGTAGAGATCGCCAAGTACCGCATCGATACGCCGCGCGACGACTATGACGCCACGGTCGGCGCCATCGCGGGCCTGGTGCACAAGCTCGAAGCCGTCACCGGCGAGCAGGCTACAGTCGGCGCAGGGATTCCGGGCACCGTTTCGCACGCCACTGGCCTGGTCAAGAACTCGAATTCGCTCTGGTTGAACGGCCGCCCCCTGCAGGTGGATCTTTCCAACGCTCTCGACCGCGAGGTGCGCGTCGCCAACGACGCCAACTGCCTCGCCGTCTCCGAGGCCACCGACGGCGCCGCCGCCGGCAAGAACGTCGTCTTCGCCGTCATTCTCGGCACAGGGTGCGGTGGTGGCGTATCCTTCGCCGGTGGCGTACACGCCGGACCCAATGGGATCGCGGGCGAGTGGGGGCACAACCCTTTGCCGTGGGCTACCCCTTCGGAGCTTCCCGGTCCCCCCTGCTACTGCGGCAAGCATGGATGCATGGAGACCTGGGTCTCCGGGACGGGCGTCGCGCGGGATCACGCGCAGGTCAGGCATGACCGGTTGGCTCTCGAAGGGCACTTTCCCCCCAACGAAAAGCCCATGACCACCAAGCAGATCGTCGCGGCCGCAACCGCCGGAGACGCCGAGGCCAAGGCCACCCTGGCGCGCTTTGAGGACCGCCTGGCTCGCGGCCTCGCTCATATGATCCACATCCTCGACCCTGACGTGATCGTCTTCGGCGGTGGCTTGTCGCTGATCGATGGACTGTACGGACGCCTGCCCGGCCTCGTGGAGCCCCATATCTTTGGCGGCGAGTTCGTCACGCCCCTGTTGCCCGCGAAGTACGGAGACGCCAGCGGCGTGCGCGGGGCGGCGTGGCTCTGGCCGCTCGCAAAGAGGTAG
- a CDS encoding helix-turn-helix domain-containing protein — protein MNRAMTQQEVVQAIHESETGGKTISQSYLSQIESGARPHLTNTTRLLLARFFKVHPGYLVDDPEGYNAQLMSDLETVEDKLDLWLIGGAERFRRDPCLGQALLTLARHDDSRRCLLLLESILDTPNLLDRLLHVLRPDAFETEGEPPCAPVPTENPAPQLLLPETKARKTTTKARKAK, from the coding sequence ATGAACCGCGCCATGACCCAGCAGGAGGTCGTCCAGGCCATCCACGAGTCCGAGACCGGCGGCAAGACCATCAGCCAGAGCTATCTCTCGCAGATCGAGTCCGGTGCCCGCCCGCACCTCACCAACACGACCAGGCTCCTTCTGGCGCGTTTCTTCAAGGTGCACCCCGGCTACCTGGTCGACGACCCCGAAGGGTATAACGCCCAGTTGATGAGCGACCTCGAGACCGTCGAGGACAAACTCGACCTCTGGCTCATCGGCGGAGCCGAGCGCTTCCGCCGCGATCCCTGCCTCGGACAGGCGCTCCTCACGCTGGCCCGCCACGACGACTCCCGCCGCTGCCTCCTGCTGCTGGAGTCGATCCTCGACACGCCCAACCTGCTCGACCGTCTCCTGCACGTCCTGCGGCCGGATGCCTTCGAGACCGAAGGCGAGCCACCCTGCGCGCCCGTTCCCACAGAGAACCCCGCGCCCCAACTTCTCCTTCCGGAGACGAAAGCCCGGAAGACCACCACCAAAGCTCGCAAGGCGAAATGA
- a CDS encoding glutaminyl-peptide cyclotransferase, whose product MRIVFALLLLLLAVPSQAAPVQGYKVVRIFPHATTAYTEGFFYRDGLFYEGTGMKGRSQVLATDPETGRVLQHTELDPIYFGEGIVDWGPYVYEWTWTTHICFVYDRFSLRFVKHFSYTGEGWGMTRTKTEIVTSDGSATLRFRNPETFGEVRHIEVHDGARAIDQLNELEYVNGEIYANVWHSDRIARIAPADGHVIAWIDLAGILPEGEKVDSESVLNGIAWDEKGKRLFVTGKQWPKIFQIELTPAR is encoded by the coding sequence ATGCGCATCGTCTTCGCTCTTCTTCTGCTGCTGCTCGCTGTTCCCTCCCAGGCCGCGCCGGTTCAGGGCTACAAGGTCGTCAGGATCTTTCCGCACGCGACGACCGCGTATACGGAGGGGTTCTTTTACCGCGATGGTCTGTTCTACGAGGGCACGGGGATGAAGGGGCGGTCGCAGGTGCTGGCTACGGATCCTGAGACCGGACGCGTGCTGCAGCATACGGAGCTCGATCCGATCTACTTTGGCGAAGGCATCGTCGACTGGGGGCCATACGTCTACGAGTGGACCTGGACGACGCACATCTGTTTCGTCTACGACCGCTTTTCGCTGCGGTTCGTGAAGCACTTCTCGTATACGGGCGAAGGCTGGGGGATGACGCGGACGAAGACCGAGATCGTCACCAGCGACGGGAGCGCGACGCTGCGTTTCCGGAATCCGGAGACCTTCGGGGAGGTGCGCCACATTGAGGTGCATGACGGCGCGCGGGCGATCGACCAGTTGAACGAGCTGGAGTATGTGAATGGCGAGATCTATGCGAATGTGTGGCACTCCGATCGCATTGCGCGGATCGCTCCGGCGGACGGGCATGTGATCGCGTGGATCGACCTGGCAGGGATTCTGCCGGAGGGGGAGAAGGTCGACTCCGAGTCGGTGCTCAACGGGATCGCCTGGGATGAGAAGGGGAAGCGGTTGTTCGTCACCGGGAAGCAGTGGCCAAAGATCTTCCAGATTGAACTGACTCCGGCACGTTAG
- a CDS encoding GNAT family N-acetyltransferase, with translation MQEPLDNPIWNSLTTMHAALAVGAGAGKGLARRFPATIGPLAGLKEATPEAYADLAAITPEGDLAVLFLEQKAVVPAGWELLREGALIQMVCPEVPDEPEIAASIAPLGAEDAAEMVALAKLTEPGPFREGTPTLGGFLGIRMDGRLAAMAGQRLSPGALTEVSAVCTHPDFRGRGYARALVAAVARQIHARGRTPFLTSYAANAGAIKVYEQVGFATRRSFELAVLRPTPSAI, from the coding sequence ATGCAGGAACCTCTCGACAATCCGATCTGGAACTCACTGACCACCATGCACGCCGCTCTCGCAGTGGGTGCCGGAGCAGGAAAGGGGCTGGCGCGACGGTTTCCCGCAACGATCGGGCCGCTCGCCGGCCTCAAAGAGGCCACGCCCGAGGCCTACGCCGATCTCGCCGCCATCACGCCGGAGGGCGATCTTGCAGTGCTCTTCCTGGAGCAAAAGGCTGTGGTTCCCGCAGGTTGGGAGCTCCTGCGCGAGGGTGCTCTCATCCAGATGGTCTGCCCCGAGGTTCCAGACGAGCCGGAGATCGCAGCCTCCATCGCGCCTCTCGGTGCGGAGGATGCCGCCGAGATGGTGGCGCTTGCCAAGCTGACCGAGCCCGGCCCGTTCCGCGAAGGAACGCCCACTCTGGGCGGTTTCCTGGGCATCCGCATGGACGGGCGGCTCGCCGCGATGGCTGGCCAGCGCCTCTCGCCCGGCGCGTTGACCGAGGTGAGCGCCGTGTGTACGCATCCCGATTTTCGCGGTCGCGGCTACGCCAGGGCTCTCGTCGCAGCGGTAGCGCGGCAGATCCACGCCAGGGGACGGACGCCTTTTCTAACGTCGTATGCCGCCAATGCGGGTGCGATCAAGGTGTACGAGCAGGTGGGCTTCGCGACGCGGCGCTCGTTTGAACTGGCCGTGTTGAGGCCGACCCCGTCAGCTATATGA
- a CDS encoding NfeD family protein — translation MENIFLICFGVGLSMSVLAMFAGTGHLHLGHFHFGHVHTGKAAGTHGLGSAFNGFTIPAFLCWFGGTGYLMLRSGIWSMPLIVLFAVVSGTAGASLVYALLFKVLMPSERVLSREDTEMTGVVARVSDQIRTGGTGEILFSQMGARKSAAARSEDGLPIPRDAEVVVLRYERGIAYVRAWDVAHPYDDVLQPPARTALHD, via the coding sequence ATGGAAAACATCTTCCTCATCTGCTTCGGAGTCGGCCTCAGCATGTCGGTCCTGGCCATGTTCGCCGGCACGGGCCACCTTCACCTCGGCCACTTCCACTTCGGACACGTCCACACCGGAAAGGCCGCCGGCACCCACGGCCTCGGATCCGCCTTCAACGGCTTCACCATCCCGGCCTTCCTCTGTTGGTTCGGCGGAACCGGCTACCTCATGCTGCGCTCGGGCATCTGGTCGATGCCGTTGATCGTCCTCTTCGCCGTCGTCAGCGGCACCGCCGGAGCATCGCTGGTCTACGCCCTGCTCTTCAAGGTGCTCATGCCCAGCGAGCGTGTCCTCAGCAGGGAAGACACTGAGATGACCGGCGTCGTCGCCCGCGTCTCTGACCAGATCCGCACCGGAGGCACCGGCGAAATCCTCTTCTCGCAGATGGGTGCCCGCAAGTCCGCCGCGGCCCGCAGCGAGGATGGCCTGCCCATCCCGCGCGACGCCGAGGTGGTCGTCCTCCGCTACGAGCGCGGCATCGCCTACGTCCGGGCCTGGGATGTAGCCCACCCCTACGACGACGTCCTGCAGCCGCCCGCCCGCACGGCGCTGCACGACTAA
- a CDS encoding flotillin family protein: MSLSIPVIVGLCVLGIFILFSAVGKLFRKVGPNEAVIVYGYRGARVITKGGAVILPVVETYRALTLELMSFDVAPQQDLYTKQGVAVTVEAVAQIKVRSDHESILTAAEQFLSKSPDQREGLIRLVMEGHLRGIIGQLTVEQIVKEPEMVAERMRATCMDDMSKMGLEVVSFTIREVRDKNEYITNMGRPDVARIKRDAEIAAAEAERDTAIRRANALREAAIAKAASDQDRVIAETASLGKQAEAQRDLDIQKAQFTEQSRKQEAQADKAYELQTNVMQQQVVAEQVKVLQIEKMAQVKVQEAEILRHEAELISTILKGSEVEAKRIQNIAAAEKARATIEAEGKAAAQRVQGEAQAAITRLQGQAEADVIFQKGEAEAKAMNVKAEAYQEWTQAAVVDKLITNMADVVRAMAEPLSKVDKITIISTGDEGGGMGANRVTGEITKIAAQVPALLESLTGLKLADLMGQVKPMAPRKDDSTPNT, from the coding sequence ATGTCACTTTCCATTCCAGTCATCGTAGGGCTTTGTGTCCTGGGTATCTTCATCCTCTTCTCCGCCGTGGGTAAGCTGTTCCGCAAGGTGGGGCCGAATGAGGCCGTGATCGTATACGGTTACCGCGGGGCGCGTGTGATCACCAAAGGCGGCGCGGTGATCTTACCGGTGGTCGAAACGTATCGCGCGCTCACGCTCGAACTCATGAGCTTCGACGTAGCTCCCCAGCAGGATCTCTACACCAAGCAGGGCGTAGCCGTCACCGTCGAGGCCGTGGCCCAGATCAAGGTGCGTTCGGATCACGAGTCCATCCTCACGGCCGCCGAGCAGTTCCTCTCGAAATCGCCCGACCAGCGCGAAGGCCTCATCCGCCTCGTCATGGAAGGCCATCTCCGCGGCATCATCGGTCAGTTGACGGTCGAGCAGATCGTCAAGGAGCCCGAGATGGTCGCCGAGCGCATGCGCGCCACCTGCATGGACGACATGTCCAAGATGGGGCTCGAGGTCGTCAGCTTCACCATCCGTGAGGTCCGCGACAAGAATGAGTACATCACCAACATGGGCCGTCCCGACGTAGCGCGCATCAAGCGCGACGCTGAGATCGCCGCCGCCGAAGCCGAGCGCGATACTGCCATCCGTCGTGCCAACGCCCTCCGCGAAGCAGCCATCGCCAAGGCCGCCAGCGATCAGGACCGCGTCATCGCCGAGACCGCCTCGCTCGGGAAACAGGCCGAGGCCCAGCGCGACCTCGACATCCAGAAGGCGCAGTTCACCGAGCAGAGCCGCAAGCAGGAGGCCCAGGCCGACAAGGCGTACGAACTCCAGACCAACGTCATGCAGCAGCAGGTTGTCGCGGAACAGGTCAAGGTCCTTCAGATCGAGAAGATGGCTCAGGTCAAGGTGCAGGAGGCTGAAATCCTCCGTCACGAGGCCGAGTTGATTTCGACCATCCTCAAGGGCTCGGAAGTCGAAGCCAAGCGCATCCAGAACATTGCTGCGGCGGAAAAGGCTCGCGCCACCATCGAGGCCGAAGGTAAGGCTGCCGCACAGCGCGTACAAGGCGAGGCGCAGGCTGCCATCACTCGTCTCCAGGGTCAGGCCGAAGCCGACGTCATCTTCCAAAAGGGCGAGGCCGAGGCCAAGGCGATGAACGTGAAGGCCGAAGCGTACCAGGAGTGGACGCAGGCCGCGGTCGTCGACAAGCTCATCACCAACATGGCGGATGTAGTCCGTGCCATGGCCGAGCCGCTGTCGAAGGTCGACAAGATCACCATCATCTCCACCGGCGACGAGGGAGGCGGCATGGGGGCCAACCGCGTCACCGGCGAGATCACCAAGATCGCCGCGCAGGTCCCCGCACTGCTCGAATCCCTCACGGGTCTCAAGCTCGCCGACCTCATGGGTCAGGTCAAGCCAATGGCTCCCCGCAAGGACGACTCGACACCCAACACGTAA
- a CDS encoding VOC family protein, which translates to MRTLTQLVLAVAFAAPALHAQIDTIPVNPYAGLAHTAIRVRDLAASEAFYEKLGFEKAFSAEKNGTVTQAFYKINDREFLEIYPILTADPAKNPIGFLHLCFDGLDLETLRTHYLNEGLQPNALRKAGMGNLLFTMRGPDDQNIEYTQYMPDSKHSLDKGQHLGANRISTEMFGVALPESDLPAAMSFYKDKLNFSALPGRNDILVIPGSTQQIYLFSAATPDLRSRTYFLVDHVGKTAAELKKRGVKTKRGKKEVIATDPDGNLLFFRSERIAD; encoded by the coding sequence ATGCGTACGCTCACCCAACTCGTCCTTGCCGTCGCCTTCGCCGCTCCCGCCCTGCACGCCCAGATCGATACGATTCCGGTGAACCCGTATGCGGGTCTGGCCCACACGGCGATTCGCGTGCGGGATCTTGCCGCCTCGGAGGCGTTTTACGAGAAGCTGGGCTTCGAGAAGGCGTTCTCCGCGGAGAAGAACGGCACGGTCACCCAGGCGTTCTACAAGATCAACGATCGCGAGTTCCTGGAGATCTATCCGATCCTGACGGCGGATCCGGCGAAGAATCCCATCGGCTTTCTGCACCTTTGTTTCGACGGGCTGGACCTGGAGACGCTGCGGACACACTACCTGAACGAGGGTCTGCAGCCCAACGCGCTGCGCAAGGCCGGCATGGGCAACCTGCTGTTCACGATGCGTGGACCGGACGACCAGAATATCGAGTACACGCAGTACATGCCGGACTCCAAACACTCGCTGGACAAGGGCCAGCACCTGGGCGCGAACCGCATCTCGACCGAGATGTTCGGGGTGGCGCTACCGGAGAGCGATCTGCCCGCGGCGATGAGCTTCTACAAGGACAAACTCAACTTCTCCGCGCTGCCGGGACGGAACGACATTCTGGTCATTCCGGGAAGCACGCAGCAGATCTATCTCTTCTCTGCAGCCACGCCGGACCTGCGCTCGCGGACGTATTTCCTGGTCGACCATGTGGGTAAGACGGCAGCGGAGCTGAAGAAGCGTGGCGTGAAGACGAAGCGAGGCAAGAAGGAGGTCATCGCGACCGACCCGGATGGCAACCTGCTCTTCTTCCGCTCGGAACGGATCGCAGATTGA
- a CDS encoding Rieske 2Fe-2S domain-containing protein — translation MGREETDTGVSGAAPAAEMIFGDWYPALRAGVLKPGKMTTALLLGIPLVLGRKKDGAIFAMRDLCPHRGIPLSAGWFDGETVMCKYHGWRFEPCGGQCQEIPSLTQIDTLEPTKIYATSYPCVERDGYAWVYVPPAGSGRVDATQLPAVPELPKFGKRFRSAHLVADLPCNVDHGIIGLMDPAHGPFVHQAWWWRSQASIHPKEKKFEPIPEGFRMSAHAPSSNSAPYRLLGKPVTTIDFVLPNRRIETIRAVSAKGKESWFSSLTTVTPITAATCRIDVLAAWDIFYHVPFVTAIATYFGKRFVQQDQETMIEQAQGLRFNPGLMLIDDADKPAKWYFALKQARLTGSGAHPLAGPVTLHWRS, via the coding sequence ATGGGCAGGGAAGAGACCGACACAGGCGTAAGCGGCGCAGCACCGGCGGCGGAGATGATCTTCGGTGACTGGTACCCGGCGCTGCGAGCCGGCGTGTTGAAGCCGGGCAAGATGACGACGGCCTTACTGTTGGGCATCCCTCTTGTGCTCGGCCGCAAGAAGGATGGCGCAATCTTCGCGATGCGCGATCTCTGTCCGCACCGCGGCATTCCGCTCTCCGCCGGCTGGTTCGATGGCGAAACCGTGATGTGCAAGTACCACGGCTGGCGGTTCGAGCCCTGCGGCGGCCAGTGCCAGGAGATTCCCTCTCTCACCCAGATCGACACGCTGGAGCCGACGAAGATCTATGCGACCAGCTATCCCTGCGTGGAGCGCGACGGATACGCGTGGGTGTACGTGCCCCCCGCAGGTTCCGGCCGGGTGGATGCAACGCAGCTTCCGGCGGTGCCGGAGTTGCCGAAGTTCGGCAAACGATTCCGTTCGGCGCACCTCGTGGCTGATCTGCCATGCAACGTCGATCATGGAATCATCGGTCTGATGGACCCTGCGCACGGTCCGTTCGTGCATCAAGCCTGGTGGTGGCGCAGCCAGGCGAGCATCCATCCGAAAGAAAAGAAGTTCGAGCCCATCCCCGAGGGGTTCCGCATGTCGGCGCACGCGCCGTCCTCGAACAGCGCGCCCTACCGTCTGCTCGGCAAGCCGGTGACCACGATCGACTTCGTGCTGCCGAACCGGCGCATCGAGACGATCCGCGCCGTCTCGGCCAAGGGCAAGGAGAGCTGGTTTTCAAGCCTGACGACCGTTACTCCCATCACCGCCGCCACCTGCCGGATCGATGTGCTGGCCGCCTGGGACATCTTCTATCACGTACCTTTTGTCACCGCGATTGCGACATACTTCGGAAAACGCTTCGTCCAGCAGGATCAGGAGACGATGATCGAGCAGGCGCAGGGGCTGCGTTTCAACCCCGGGCTGATGCTGATCGACGACGCGGACAAACCCGCGAAGTGGTACTTTGCCCTGAAACAGGCCAGGCTGACCGGAAGCGGCGCCCATCCGCTCGCAGGCCCGGTGACCCTGCACTGGAGGAGCTGA